One Setaria viridis chromosome 7, Setaria_viridis_v4.0, whole genome shotgun sequence genomic region harbors:
- the LOC117862827 gene encoding uncharacterized protein: protein MQGGGVEQPMQMVLRMKHPSSLGSSVAGDEEEGEGSSRSALSVFKAKEEQIERRKMEVREKVFAHLGRVEEESKRLAFIRQELEGMADPTRKEVESIRKRIDTVNRQLKPLSKSCIKKEKEYKEVLEAYNEKSKEKALLVNRLIELVSESERMRMKKLEELNKTVDSLY from the exons ATGCAGGGGGGAGGGGTTGAACAGCCGATGCAGATGGTGCTGCGGATGAAGCACCCGTCGTCGCTGGGCAGCagcgtggccggcgacgaggaggaaggcgaGGGCTCGTCGAGGTCGGCGCTGTCGGTGTTCAAGGCCAAGGAGGAGCAGATCGAGAGGCGCAAGATGGAGGTCCGGGAGAAGGTGTTCGCGCACCTCGGACGCGTCGAGGAGGAGTCCAAGCGCCTCGCCTTCATCAGGCAG GAACTGGAAGGCATGGCGGATCCGACGCGCAAGGAGGTGGAGTCGATACGGAAGCGGATTGACACGGTGAACCGTCAGCTCAAGCCTCTCAGCAAGAGCTGCATCAAGAAG GAGAAGGAATACAAGGAGGTCCTGGAGGCGTACAACGAGAAGAGCAAAGAGAAAGCGCTGCTAGTCAACAGGCTAATCGAG CTGGTAAGCGAGAGCGAGAGGATGCGTATGAAGAAGCTCGAGGAGCTCAACAAGACAGTCGACTCACTCTACTAG
- the LOC117865197 gene encoding DNA-binding protein S1FA2 gives MADQFADSANNVIIEEVNKGLNPGMIVLLVVASFLLLFFVGNYALYVYAQKTLPPKKKKPVSKKKLKREKLKQGVSAPGE, from the exons ATGGCGGATCAGTTCGCGGATTCGGCG AACAATGTGATCATCGAGGAGGTCAACAAGGGCCTGAACCCAGGAATGATAGTCCTGCTTGTGGTTGCGAGCTTCCTGCTGCTCTTCTTTGTGGGGAACTATGCGCTGTATGTGTACGCGCAGAAGACACTTCCGCctaagaagaagaagccagTTTCCAAGAAGAAGCTGAAGAGGGAAAAGCTGAAGCAGGGTGTCTCTGCTCCAGGAGAGTAA